One part of the Herbiconiux aconitum genome encodes these proteins:
- a CDS encoding histidinol-phosphate transaminase: MTSLDDLPIRDDLRGLSPYGAPHLHLPVELNVNENTHPIPEDVARDIIESIARELLTVNRYPDREFTALRDSLAGYLGAGLTRDNIWAANGSNEVLQQILMAFGGPGRSVLGFPPTYSMHSIIAAATGTRWIAGERDEGFEISPETAVDWIERTNPDIVFFCSPNNPTGTALGLDTIAAAYDATDGIVVVDEAYAEFTPSDEPDALSLLEGRPRLIVSRTMSKAFAFAGARLGYLAADPAVTDALRLVRLPYHLSALTQAAAVAALAHAPEMLAMVDDIKAQRDRIIEGLSALGYSPWPSASNFVLFGGVDDPEWLFDRLIERGIIIRNLSIPGHLRVSAGTQAETTAFLDAMRELTAESVERPLGRIVP, from the coding sequence GTGACTTCACTCGATGATCTGCCCATTCGAGACGACCTCCGCGGTCTCAGCCCCTACGGCGCTCCGCACCTGCACCTGCCGGTGGAACTGAACGTCAACGAGAACACCCATCCGATTCCCGAAGACGTGGCGCGCGACATCATCGAGTCCATCGCCCGCGAGCTGCTCACCGTCAACCGCTACCCCGACCGCGAGTTCACCGCTCTGCGCGACTCGCTCGCCGGCTACCTCGGTGCCGGCCTCACGCGCGACAACATCTGGGCCGCCAACGGTTCCAACGAAGTGCTGCAGCAGATCCTGATGGCCTTCGGCGGGCCCGGCCGTTCGGTGCTCGGCTTCCCGCCCACCTACTCCATGCACTCGATCATCGCCGCCGCCACCGGCACCCGCTGGATCGCGGGGGAGCGCGACGAGGGCTTCGAGATCTCGCCCGAGACCGCGGTCGACTGGATCGAGCGCACGAATCCCGACATCGTCTTCTTCTGCTCGCCGAATAATCCCACGGGAACCGCGCTCGGTCTCGATACGATCGCGGCGGCATACGACGCGACCGACGGCATCGTGGTGGTCGACGAGGCCTACGCCGAGTTCACGCCGAGCGACGAACCGGATGCACTGAGCCTGCTCGAGGGGCGGCCGCGTCTCATCGTCTCCCGCACCATGAGCAAAGCCTTCGCCTTCGCCGGTGCCCGCCTCGGCTACCTCGCGGCCGACCCGGCGGTGACGGATGCCCTGCGTCTTGTGCGCCTGCCCTACCACCTCTCCGCACTCACCCAGGCGGCGGCCGTTGCCGCCCTGGCCCACGCCCCCGAGATGCTCGCGATGGTCGACGACATCAAGGCCCAGCGCGACCGCATCATCGAGGGCCTCAGCGCGCTGGGCTACTCACCGTGGCCGAGCGCCTCGAACTTCGTGCTGTTCGGCGGGGTCGACGACCCGGAGTGGCTGTTCGACCGGCTGATCGAGCGGGGCATCATCATCCGCAACCTCAGCATCCCGGGTCACCTGCGGGTGAGCGCGGGCACACAGGCCGAGACCACAGCGTTCCTCGACGCCATGCGCGAACTGACGGCGGAGAGTGTCGAACGGCCTCTCGGTAGGATCGTGCCATGA
- a CDS encoding class I SAM-dependent methyltransferase, which translates to MDGEHYFSAQPAGELSLREIDVTLAGAPYRLTTASGIFSPERIDTGTQVLLANVPTPPPGGNLLDLGCGWGPIALSLALESPHATVWAVDVNERALDLVRRNSHIMGLKNINACRPEDVPDGLGFMTIRSNPPIRVGKDVLHSMMRTWLPRLEEGADAWLVVQKNLGSDSLQRWLEAEFPSLAVSRTATSKAFRVLRVRNR; encoded by the coding sequence ATGGATGGCGAGCACTACTTCTCTGCGCAACCGGCGGGAGAACTCTCCCTCCGTGAGATCGACGTCACCTTGGCCGGCGCTCCCTACCGCCTCACGACGGCGTCGGGCATCTTCAGTCCCGAACGGATCGACACCGGCACCCAGGTGCTGCTCGCGAACGTGCCCACTCCTCCGCCCGGCGGGAATCTGCTGGATCTCGGATGCGGATGGGGGCCGATCGCACTCTCACTCGCCCTGGAATCACCGCACGCGACGGTGTGGGCGGTCGACGTGAACGAGCGCGCTCTGGATCTGGTTCGTAGAAATTCTCACATCATGGGTCTGAAGAATATCAACGCCTGCCGCCCTGAGGATGTTCCCGATGGTCTCGGATTCATGACGATCCGGTCGAATCCGCCCATCCGCGTCGGAAAAGACGTGCTGCATTCGATGATGCGCACGTGGCTTCCGCGGCTGGAGGAGGGAGCGGATGCCTGGCTCGTCGTGCAGAAGAACCTCGGGTCGGATTCGCTGCAGCGCTGGCTCGAGGCGGAGTTCCCTTCGCTCGCGGTTTCGCGCACCGCCACCAGCAAGGCCTTCCGAGTGCTTCGGGTGCGGAACCGCTAG
- the hflX gene encoding GTPase HflX: MSDHETVDTDTTTTDDVVARVLSSAESRSSGYSLFATGSAQALQRPDAIGTATADASGANYDGDQFDREDRQSLRRVAGLSTELEDVTEVEYRQLRLENVVIIGVYSQGTLGDAENSLHELAALAETAGAVVLDGLLQRRPHPDPSTYFGKGKAEELRAIVQSLGADTVIADTELAPSQRRALEDVVKVKVIDRTAVILDIFSQHAKSREGKAQVELAQLEYLLPRLRGWGESMSRQAGGQVGGAGAGMGSRGPGETKIELDRRRIHTRMAKLRKQIKEMKPARDAKRANRVRNAVPSVAIAGYTNAGKSSLLNRVTSAGVLVENALFATLDATVRKSSTADGRPYTLADTVGFVRQLPHQLVEAFRSTLEEVAGSDVVVHVVDGSHPDPASQITTVRDVLGDAGARGIPEIVVFNKSDLVAPDDRLVLRGLEPNAIFVSARTGEGIPELLAAIDEMLPRPTVEVDLLVPYERGDVVTMLHEKNTVLSTDYEEAGTHVRALVNPEFEERLEEFAVTR, from the coding sequence ATGTCAGACCACGAGACCGTTGACACGGACACCACCACCACCGACGACGTCGTCGCCCGCGTGCTGTCGAGCGCCGAGAGCCGCTCGAGCGGCTACTCGCTGTTCGCCACCGGTTCGGCGCAGGCGCTTCAGCGCCCCGATGCGATCGGAACAGCGACAGCGGATGCGTCGGGTGCCAACTACGACGGCGACCAGTTCGACCGCGAAGACCGCCAGTCGCTCCGGCGAGTGGCCGGGCTCTCCACCGAGCTCGAAGACGTCACCGAGGTCGAATACCGCCAGTTGCGGCTCGAGAACGTCGTGATCATCGGCGTCTACTCGCAGGGCACGTTGGGCGACGCGGAGAACTCGTTGCACGAGCTCGCCGCCCTCGCCGAGACCGCGGGAGCCGTCGTGCTCGACGGCCTGCTGCAGCGCCGGCCGCATCCCGACCCGAGCACCTATTTCGGAAAAGGCAAGGCCGAGGAATTGCGCGCCATCGTGCAGTCGCTCGGTGCCGACACCGTCATCGCCGACACCGAGCTGGCCCCGAGCCAGCGTCGTGCGCTCGAAGACGTGGTGAAGGTCAAGGTGATCGACCGCACGGCCGTCATCCTCGACATCTTCAGCCAGCACGCCAAGAGCCGCGAGGGCAAAGCGCAGGTCGAACTCGCGCAACTCGAATACCTCCTCCCGCGTCTTCGCGGGTGGGGCGAGTCGATGTCCCGCCAGGCCGGTGGCCAGGTGGGTGGCGCCGGCGCCGGTATGGGTTCGCGCGGACCGGGTGAGACGAAGATCGAACTCGACCGTCGCCGCATCCACACCCGGATGGCCAAGCTGCGTAAGCAGATCAAGGAGATGAAGCCGGCGCGCGATGCGAAGCGGGCCAACCGCGTGCGCAACGCCGTGCCGAGCGTCGCGATCGCCGGTTACACCAATGCCGGCAAATCGTCGTTGCTCAACCGGGTGACGAGCGCGGGCGTGCTCGTGGAGAACGCATTGTTCGCGACGCTGGATGCCACGGTGCGCAAGTCCTCGACCGCCGATGGCCGGCCGTACACGCTGGCCGACACCGTGGGTTTCGTGCGGCAACTGCCTCACCAGCTGGTCGAGGCATTCCGTTCGACCCTCGAAGAGGTGGCCGGTTCGGATGTCGTCGTGCACGTGGTCGACGGATCGCATCCCGATCCGGCGAGCCAGATCACGACGGTTCGCGACGTGCTCGGCGACGCCGGCGCCCGCGGCATCCCGGAGATCGTGGTGTTCAACAAGAGCGACCTGGTCGCGCCCGACGACCGGCTGGTGCTGCGCGGCCTCGAGCCGAACGCGATCTTCGTGTCGGCCCGAACCGGCGAAGGCATCCCGGAGCTGCTGGCGGCCATCGACGAGATGCTTCCGAGGCCGACCGTCGAGGTCGACCTGCTCGTGCCCTACGAGCGCGGTGACGTCGTGACCATGCTGCATGAGAAGAACACGGTTCTCAGCACCGATTACGAGGAGGCCGGCACTCACGTGCGGGCTCTCGTGAACCCGGAGTTCGAGGAGCGGTTGGAAGAGTTCGCGGTCACTCGCTGA
- a CDS encoding methylenetetrahydrofolate reductase, which translates to MSTSSAASSSLGSEPDCPTVPFSFELFPPRTEQATRAVRETVAVLAAAHPEYISVTYGANGSSRDASIDLLRHILDTTSVRPLAHLTCVGSSYAEATTVIREFLEAGVSSFLALRGDPPRGSSEDDVVLGDLGSASELVQLIHRVQAERMPYIEEDVPGLPRASRVKDGRRRLEVSVAAFPNGHPRSNAGFHDVDALLAKQVAGADFAITQLFFHADDYLGFVERARDGGVTMPIVPGIMPVTTPTRLRRIAELSGQDVPVDLIRSLEDAPDDDVRFRIGVAHASDLARTVIVGGAPSLHLYTFNQHHAALAVLRECGLVPSPPIKEYA; encoded by the coding sequence ATGTCCACATCGTCTGCCGCGTCGTCGTCGCTCGGCTCGGAGCCCGACTGTCCCACGGTTCCGTTCTCCTTCGAACTGTTCCCGCCGCGCACCGAGCAGGCGACTCGCGCGGTGCGGGAGACGGTCGCGGTGCTCGCGGCCGCGCATCCGGAGTACATCTCGGTCACTTACGGAGCGAACGGATCGAGCCGCGATGCGTCGATCGACCTGCTGCGCCACATCCTCGACACCACGTCGGTGCGGCCGTTGGCTCATCTCACTTGCGTCGGCTCGTCGTATGCCGAGGCGACCACGGTCATCCGCGAGTTCCTCGAGGCAGGTGTCTCGAGCTTTCTCGCGCTGCGCGGCGACCCGCCCCGGGGTTCGAGCGAAGACGACGTCGTGCTGGGCGACCTGGGGAGCGCGAGCGAGTTGGTGCAGCTGATCCATCGGGTGCAGGCCGAGCGGATGCCCTACATCGAAGAAGACGTTCCTGGCCTTCCCCGGGCCTCCCGTGTCAAAGACGGACGCCGGAGGCTCGAGGTGTCGGTCGCGGCGTTCCCGAACGGGCATCCGCGGAGCAACGCCGGTTTTCACGACGTCGACGCGTTGCTCGCCAAGCAGGTCGCGGGCGCTGACTTCGCGATCACCCAACTGTTCTTCCACGCCGACGACTACCTCGGCTTCGTGGAGCGCGCCCGCGACGGCGGCGTCACGATGCCGATCGTGCCCGGCATCATGCCGGTCACCACGCCCACCCGGCTGCGGCGCATCGCGGAGCTCTCCGGTCAAGACGTTCCGGTCGACCTGATCCGTTCGCTCGAGGACGCTCCCGACGATGACGTGCGTTTCCGGATCGGGGTCGCGCACGCCTCCGATCTCGCCCGCACCGTGATCGTCGGTGGCGCCCCGTCTCTCCACCTCTACACCTTCAACCAGCACCACGCCGCACTCGCCGTCCTCCGCGAGTGCGGGCTCGTCCCCTCCCCACCGATCAAGGAATACGCATGA
- the lexA gene encoding transcriptional repressor LexA codes for MANDAGRTRRRKSLSDKQLAILDVIQRSVIARGYPPSMREIGDAVGLSSLSSVTHQLNQLELSGYLRRDPNRPRAMEVLIDVPGSDANQTPDIDSAPPVGDATLVPLVGRIAAGIPITAEQQVDEVFPLPRQLVGNGDLFMLKVVGESMIDAAICDGDWVVIRQQNTAENGDIVAAMLDEEATVKVFRQRDGHTWLLPRNSNFEPILGDFATVLGKVVAVLRAV; via the coding sequence GTGGCGAACGATGCGGGCCGCACCCGGCGGCGAAAGAGCCTGAGCGACAAGCAGCTCGCCATCCTCGACGTCATCCAGCGCTCGGTGATCGCGCGGGGCTACCCGCCGAGCATGCGCGAGATCGGCGACGCCGTCGGGCTCTCCTCCCTGTCGAGCGTCACGCATCAGTTGAATCAGCTCGAGCTGAGCGGTTACCTCCGGCGCGATCCCAACCGGCCGCGCGCGATGGAGGTGCTGATCGACGTTCCGGGGTCGGATGCGAATCAGACCCCCGACATCGACTCCGCCCCACCCGTGGGCGACGCGACGCTCGTGCCGCTGGTCGGCCGCATCGCGGCAGGCATCCCGATCACCGCCGAGCAGCAGGTCGACGAGGTCTTCCCCCTCCCCCGCCAGCTCGTCGGCAACGGCGACCTCTTCATGTTGAAGGTGGTCGGCGAATCGATGATCGACGCGGCGATCTGCGACGGCGACTGGGTGGTCATCCGTCAGCAGAACACGGCAGAGAACGGCGACATCGTGGCCGCCATGCTCGACGAGGAGGCCACGGTCAAGGTCTTCCGCCAGCGCGACGGTCACACCTGGCTGCTCCCCCGCAACAGCAACTTCGAGCCCATCCTCGGCGACTTCGCCACCGTCCTCGGCAAAGTGGTCGCCGTTCTCCGCGCGGTCTGA
- a CDS encoding LysM peptidoglycan-binding domain-containing protein, translating into MSYAAPLGTAHATRLRITSRGRKVLAVVIALPAITVLGLLAMFSGGSAIATGSAGSADFDYLTVQAGQSLWGIAETIAPDADPRDVIAEIMSLNQLHESSVQPGQRIAVPVDLAN; encoded by the coding sequence ATGAGCTACGCAGCACCTCTCGGAACCGCACACGCCACTCGGCTGCGCATCACGTCCCGTGGTCGCAAAGTTCTCGCTGTGGTGATCGCTCTTCCCGCCATCACCGTGCTCGGCCTGCTCGCGATGTTCAGCGGTGGGTCCGCCATCGCCACGGGCAGCGCCGGATCGGCTGATTTCGACTACCTGACGGTCCAGGCCGGGCAGAGCCTCTGGGGCATCGCCGAGACGATCGCGCCGGATGCCGACCCGCGCGACGTGATCGCCGAGATCATGAGCCTCAACCAGCTGCACGAGTCCTCGGTGCAGCCGGGCCAGCGCATCGCCGTTCCGGTCGATTTGGCGAACTGA
- the metE gene encoding 5-methyltetrahydropteroyltriglutamate--homocysteine S-methyltransferase, translating into MSNQTSFPAGTILGYPRIGRRRELKKAVEAFWAGSISAEQLERTAAGLRSATRERLVELGLGQSDSSIPESFSYYDQVLDAAVTVGAVPSRFADLVDADGRIDLAGYFTIARGEGSRAPLEMTKWFDSNYHYLVPEIGPETAFSLASERILDEFLEAKAEGYLTRPSIVGPVTFLLLSKASDDAPEGYQPLDRLADLLPVYQELLATLAEAGAEWVQLDESGLVSESVDVPRAVTLAAVESAYATLTTGERPSIFVASAYNSLDDALPVLVASGVEAIGLDLVRGSLPNALDPALGHLGETVLVGGVIDGHNIWRGDLAAAYDKLEALGALTFNVSVSSSTSLFHLPHDVEDESKLDPRLASWLAFADQKVQQIATLAHGLSGGRVVIEEELDQATAALADRLAAPGVRDGDVRLREAALSGGDFERDAYAARLEAQEAALGLPFLPTTTIGSFPQTGDIRRARARLVKGELSPDDYSELMRDEIRRVVELQEEIGLDVLVHGEPERNDMVQYFAENLDGFAVTENGWVQSYGSRCTRPSILWGDVSRPAPITVDWSVFTQSLTSKPVKGMLTGPVTILAWSFVRDDQPLGETARQVAFALRDEIHDLEAAGIPIVQVDEPALRELLPLKKRDQNAYLDWSVGSFKLATAGVRASTQIHTHLCYSEFGVVIDAIRKLDADVTSIEAARSRMEVVQDIEASGFDHGVGPGVYDIHSPRVPSVEEVTELLEKALASIPERQVWVNPDCGLKTRGYDETVASLRNVLEATRLVRARVGV; encoded by the coding sequence ATGAGCAACCAGACCTCGTTCCCTGCCGGCACCATCCTCGGCTACCCGCGCATCGGCCGTCGCCGCGAACTCAAGAAGGCCGTCGAAGCCTTCTGGGCGGGATCGATCAGCGCCGAGCAACTCGAGCGCACGGCGGCGGGCCTTCGTTCCGCCACCCGCGAGCGGCTTGTCGAGCTCGGCCTCGGCCAGAGTGACTCGTCGATCCCCGAGAGCTTCTCCTACTACGACCAGGTGCTGGATGCGGCGGTGACGGTGGGCGCCGTGCCCTCCCGCTTCGCCGACCTGGTCGACGCCGACGGGCGGATCGACCTCGCGGGCTACTTCACGATCGCACGCGGCGAGGGATCCCGGGCACCGCTCGAGATGACCAAGTGGTTCGACAGCAACTACCACTACCTCGTGCCCGAGATCGGACCGGAGACGGCCTTCTCGCTGGCGAGCGAGCGCATCCTCGACGAGTTCCTCGAGGCGAAGGCCGAAGGCTACCTCACGCGGCCCTCGATCGTGGGGCCGGTGACCTTCCTGCTGCTGAGCAAAGCGAGCGACGACGCCCCCGAGGGCTACCAGCCGCTCGATCGCCTCGCCGACCTGCTCCCGGTCTACCAGGAGCTGCTGGCGACGCTGGCCGAGGCCGGCGCCGAGTGGGTGCAGCTCGACGAGTCCGGGCTCGTCAGTGAGAGCGTCGACGTGCCGCGCGCCGTGACACTGGCGGCGGTCGAGAGCGCCTACGCGACGTTGACCACGGGGGAGCGCCCGTCGATCTTCGTGGCCTCCGCTTACAACAGTCTCGACGACGCGCTGCCGGTGCTCGTCGCATCCGGAGTCGAAGCCATCGGGCTCGACCTGGTGCGCGGATCGCTGCCGAACGCACTCGACCCCGCGCTCGGGCACCTGGGCGAGACCGTGCTGGTGGGCGGCGTCATCGACGGCCACAACATCTGGCGGGGCGACCTGGCTGCCGCCTACGACAAGCTCGAGGCACTCGGCGCGCTGACCTTCAACGTCTCGGTGTCATCGTCGACTTCGCTCTTCCACCTGCCGCACGACGTCGAGGACGAGTCGAAGCTCGACCCGCGCCTCGCGAGCTGGCTGGCCTTCGCCGACCAGAAAGTGCAACAGATCGCGACGCTCGCCCATGGACTCAGCGGAGGGCGCGTGGTCATCGAAGAGGAGCTCGATCAGGCGACCGCGGCTCTGGCCGACCGCCTGGCCGCGCCGGGTGTGCGCGACGGTGACGTGCGGTTGCGCGAAGCGGCCCTCAGCGGAGGTGACTTCGAGCGCGACGCCTACGCCGCCCGACTCGAGGCCCAGGAAGCGGCGCTCGGTTTGCCCTTCCTTCCCACCACCACGATCGGGTCGTTCCCCCAGACCGGCGACATCCGCCGGGCCCGAGCGCGTCTCGTGAAGGGCGAGCTCTCACCCGACGACTACAGCGAGCTGATGCGCGACGAGATCCGTCGCGTGGTGGAGCTGCAGGAGGAGATCGGACTCGACGTGCTCGTGCACGGGGAGCCCGAGCGCAACGACATGGTGCAGTACTTCGCCGAGAACCTCGACGGGTTCGCGGTGACCGAGAACGGCTGGGTGCAGTCCTACGGCAGCCGCTGCACGCGACCGTCGATCCTCTGGGGCGACGTGTCGCGGCCCGCCCCGATCACGGTCGACTGGTCGGTGTTCACGCAGAGCCTCACGTCGAAGCCGGTCAAGGGCATGCTCACCGGACCGGTCACCATCCTCGCCTGGTCGTTCGTGCGCGACGATCAGCCGCTCGGTGAGACCGCACGCCAGGTCGCCTTCGCGCTGCGCGACGAGATCCACGACCTGGAAGCCGCGGGCATCCCCATCGTGCAGGTCGACGAGCCGGCGCTCCGCGAGCTGCTGCCGCTGAAGAAGCGCGACCAGAACGCCTACCTCGACTGGTCGGTGGGATCGTTCAAGCTGGCGACCGCGGGGGTGCGGGCCTCGACCCAGATCCACACCCACCTCTGTTACTCGGAGTTCGGTGTGGTGATCGACGCCATCCGCAAGCTGGACGCCGACGTCACCTCCATCGAGGCGGCCCGCTCGCGCATGGAGGTCGTGCAGGACATCGAGGCGAGCGGCTTCGACCACGGGGTGGGCCCGGGCGTCTACGACATCCACTCGCCCCGCGTGCCGTCGGTCGAGGAGGTCACCGAGCTGCTGGAGAAGGCGCTCGCGTCGATCCCGGAGCGCCAGGTGTGGGTGAACCCCGACTGCGGTCTCAAGACGCGTGGCTACGACGAGACCGTTGCATCATTGCGCAACGTCTTGGAGGCCACCCGCCTGGTGCGCGCTCGCGTGGGTGTCTAG